One window of Trifolium pratense cultivar HEN17-A07 linkage group LG5, ARS_RC_1.1, whole genome shotgun sequence genomic DNA carries:
- the LOC123886578 gene encoding uncharacterized protein LOC123886578 has product MDRSWMRANRLSTEYRHGVMEFLQFAESNAELERPPPEFPPLFLCPCINCANKEPKRTKKEIMNHLICDGICQNYTQWIWHGEVVAMPSVSHRESGSVDIDDRLEDMMRDIGEDSFKRAHVYETLCSDKDEPLYPGCTNFTRLSAVLKLFNLKAKNGWTDKSFTELLELLIQMLPEGNVMPNRYYEAKKVLCPMGLEYEKIHACPNDCILYRKEFVNYNHCPTCKASRYKKKDGDSSDDEVTKTGPPAKVVWYLPIISRFKRLFANANDAKNLRWHAEERKCDGQIRHVADSLQWKKIDSLFPNFGKESRNLRLGLATDGMNPFGNQSTNHSSWPVLLMIYNLSPWLCMKRKYIMLSMMISGPRQPGNDIDVYLSPLIDDLKVLWEEGVDVFDSYSGEQFNMRAMLFCTINDFPAYGNLSGYSVKGHNACPICEKKTCYKQLKNGKKTVYLGHRKFLNRYHPYRRLRKAFDGDQENGVAPTPLTGEEVYERQRDINVVFGKCQKPKGRVPKAKVPKAESESVKRKKQPVVKSIWKKRSVFFDLPYWSSLDVRHCIDVMHVEKNVCDSVIGTLLDIKGKTKDGAHARLDMDLMGIRQELLPQKINDKTYLPPACHTLSKDEKTSFCKCLQSIKVPHGYSSNVKSLVSMKDLKLIGLKSHDCHVLMQQLLPVAIRGILPDNVRKAICRLCLFFNAICCKAIDPLKLDELENEAAVILCQLEMYFPPSFFDIMVHLIVHLVREIRLCGPIYLRWMYPIERYMKILKGYTKNPHRPEASIVERYIAEEAIEFCSNYLSEVDAIGVPKSRHDGRCDGVGTQGLNVKSMHIDIILQAHLYILNNTDEVQPYLSAHKSIIKKIHDKMNEKWVLREHNKKFSEWFKEKVCQDDSVSDTIKWLSYEPKCNILTWSAYDINKTSFYTKSKDDRSTMQNSGVMIVAESMHFSSSKDKNPVMASTPYFGVIEEIWEVDYVVFKVPLFKCKWIDINNGVRIDELGFTIVDLCKLAYKDEPFIMASQAKQVFYVKDPSNERWSVVLQGKNVHGSYENQELDISEIPPFSSDVPTFIEENEEDDVHAAIRLDHDEGIWD; this is encoded by the coding sequence ATGGACCGTAGTTGGATGAGAGCTAATCGATTAAGTACTGAGTACAGACATGGAGTGATGGAATTTCTACAGTTTGCGGAAAGTAATGCTGAACTAGAACGTCCTCCTCCTGAATTTCCTCCACTTTTTCTATGTCCGTGTATAAATTGTGCAAATAAAGAACCAAAACGTACTAAGAAAGAAATCATGAATCATCTAATTTGTGACgggatttgtcaaaattatacacaatGGATATGGCACGGTGAAGTAGTTGCAATGCCAAGTGTGTCCCATAGAGAAAGTGGTAGTGTGGATATCGATGATCGACTGGAAGACATGATGCGTGATATTGGAGAAGATTCGTTTAAGAGGGCGCATGTGTATGAAACTTTATGCAGTGACAAGGATGAACCATTGTATCCGGGATGCACAAATTTTACCCGTTTGTCTGCGgtgttaaaattgtttaatttgaaaGCAAAAAATGGGTGGACCGACAAAAGTTTCACTGAATTGCTTGAATTGTTGATACAAATGCTTCCAGAAGGTAATGTAATGCCAAATCGTTATTACGAGGCGAAAAAAGTATTGTGTCCAATGGGTTTGGAGTATGAAAAGATACATGCATGCCCTAATGATTGTATATTATACCGAAAAGAGTTTGTAAACTATAATCATTGTCCGACATGTAAGGCGTCTCgctacaaaaagaaagatggtgATTCTAGTGATGATGAGGTGACCAAAACGGGTCCTCCCGCGAAAGTCGTATGGTACCTACCAATAATTTCAAGGTTCAAGAGATTGTTTGCTAATGCAAATGACGCAAAGAATCTTAGATGGCATGcagaagagagaaaatgtgatGGCCAAATTCGCCATGTAGCTGATTCTTTGCAATGGAAGAAAATTGACTCTTTGTTTCCAAATTTTGGCAAAGAGTCGAGAAACCTTAGACTTGGACTTGCTACTGATGGAATGAATCCGTTTGGTAATCAAAGTACTAACCATAGTTCATGGCCTGTTCTCCTGATGATTTACAACCTATCTCCTTGGTTGTGCATGAAgcgtaaatatattatgttatcgaTGATGATTTCAGGCCCAAGACAACCAGGAAATGACATAGATGTTTATCTAAGTCCactaattgatgatttgaaagtGTTGTGGGAGGAAGGAGTGGATGTTTTTGATTCGTATTCTGGTGAACAGTTCAACATGCGTGCCATGTTGTTTTGCACCATCAACGACTTTCCGGCATACGGCAATTTGTCTGGGTATTCCGTTAAAGGGCATAATGCGTGTCccatatgtgaaaaaaaaacatgttataaGCAACtgaaaaatggaaagaagacTGTTTATCTTGGCCACCGAAAATTTCTAAATCGTTATCATCCATATCGTAGATTGCGAAAAGCTTTTGACGGAGACCAAGAGAATGGTGTTGCTCCAACGCCCTTAACTGGAGAGGAAGTTTATGAACGACAACGAGACATTAATGTTGTCTTCGGAAAGTGCCAAAAGCCAAAAGGGAGAGTGCCAAAAGCGAAAGTGCCAAAAGCCGAAAGTGAAAGTGTCAAAAGGAAAAAGCAGCCTGTTGTGAAAAGTATATGGAAAAAGAGGTCAGTGTTCTTTGATCTTCCATATTGGTCTAGTCTTGATGTAAGACATTGTATTGATGTGATGCACGTGGAGAAAAATGTATGTGATAGTGTAATTGGAACACTTCTCGACATTAAAGGCAAGACAAAAGATGGTGCACATGCTCGTCTtgatatggatttgatgggTATACGACAAGAGTTATTACCACAAAAAATCAATGACAAGACATATTTGCCTCCCGCGTGTCACACTTTGTCTAAAGACGAGAAAACAAGTTTTTGCAAGTGTTTACAAAGTATCAAAGTGCCACATGGTTACTCGTCAAATGTCAAGAGCCTTGTATCAATGAAAGATCTCAAATTAATCGGCTTAAAATCTCATGATTGTCATGTCTTGATGCAACAACTACTACCTGTGGCTATTCGTGGGATATTGCCCGATAATGTTAGGAAAGCTATATGCAGGTTGTGCTTATTCTTCAATGCAATATGTTGTAAAGCAATTGATCCATTGAAGTTAGACGAGTTGGAAAACGAAGCTGCAGTTATCTTGTGTCAATTGGAGATGTATTTTCCTCcttcattttttgacattatGGTTCATTTGATTGTTCATCTAGTAAGGGAGATTAGATTGTGTGGCCCAATTTATTTACGGTGGATGTATCCAATAGAGCGATACATGAAGATCCTAAAAGGGTATACAAAAAACCCACACCGTCCGGAAGCTTCGATTGTTGAGAGGTACATTGCAGAAGAAGCTATTGAGTTTTGTTCAAACTATTTGTCAGAAGTGGATGCTATAGGGGTTCCCAAGTCTCGTCATGATGGAAGATGTGACGGTGTGGGCACGCAAGGTTTAAATGTCAAGAGCATGCATATTGATATAATTCTTCAAGCGCATTTGTATATATTGAATAACACTGATGAAGTTCAACCTTACTTGTCTGCTCACAAAAGCATCATAAAGAAAATTCACGATAAGATGAATGAAAAATGGGTGTTAAGAGAGCATAATAAGAAATTCTCAGAGTGGTTTAAAGAAAAGGTCTGCCAAGATGATAGTGTTTCCGATACAATAAAGTGGTTGTCCTATGAGCCTAAATGTAACATATTGACTTGGAGTGCATATGATATTAACAAAACTTCCTTTTATACAAAATCAAAGGATGACCGCAGTACCATGCAAAATAGTGGGGTTATGATTGTGGCAGAGTCCATGCACTTCTCtagttccaaagataaaaatccggTTATGGCATCTACACCCTACTTTGGGGTGATTGAAGAGATCTGGGAGGTTGATTACGTTGTGTTTAAAGTGCCTTTATTTAAATGTAAATGGATTGATATCAACAATGGTGTGAGAATTGATGAATTAGGATTTACAATAGTTGATCTTTGCAAGTTAGCTTATAAAGACGAACCTTTCATCATGGCATCCCAAGCAAAACAAGTGTTTTATGTCAAAGATCCTTCTAATGAACGGTGGTCGGTGGTTCTACAAGGAAAAAATGTGCATGGTAGTTATGAAAATCAAGAGCTTGATATTTCCGAAATTCCTCCTTTCTCATCAGATGTGCCTACCTTCATTGAAGAAAACGAAGAGGATGATGTGCATGCAGCTATTCGTTTAGATCATGACGAAGGAATATGGGATTAG
- the LOC123886579 gene encoding uncharacterized protein LOC123886579 — translation MADSTDNSAETSQRNKKSVRGPTMLKAIENVRKSGIKIPLQFDLETGECYGNNASHFKSYVALLTRERCSIAKELWKHIPEGVKNAMWTDIKAIFVIPEFDDAKRNDHFKKIWFHYAAERWKDFKSRLTRTYITDPKPDDVPPYVKYPYIKKDIWEEFVKYRQTSDFKEKSQKGRENHAKNVYPHVLSRGGYKRLEEQMINEKRLSLSKDSSGLTDDDRHPSPPERYETWTRARQKKGGEFTSEPVKKVAEKIEKIVEDSKKGDFVPTRRHDVLTEAIGTPEHGGSVRGVGKKHNITTYWGRSKVSRQSQGIDVKEQLAAFKADLEAKFEEKLAQERKMMQDSLMETLKSMGLSQTSDTNNRVMVPEAQTEQLVVTGSAKGSCSPAPVKMQNELKEVVVTESAKGSRSPAPVAEAQDNMDDVQKLLMMVLKRGDDHLDVELIHCSMCTNFLMSCKCIRELLVGFIWLDMSTLSVWCSYIHRLCIENNTTNVYGILEPTFLNIVGDAGKKSDQRISQSKCKKYIQHKLQNEKKECQLLPFNHGGHWQLIVLCPKINTVVVICSLHWKLNPIMEKIVSSVFTVDQMANGNRKNNTVWLYPQARKQYNSNDCGYYVMKNMLDIVTAKITDSWMEVFNDPKELTAEEMYELRLRWSTYFLELLEG, via the exons ATGGCTGATTCAACCGACAACTCTGCTGAAACTAGTCAACGTAATAAAAAAAGTGTTAGAGGTCCCACTATGTTGAAAGCAATTGAAAACGTTCGTAAATCGGGTATAAAGATCCCTCTCCAGTTTGATCTAGAAACTGGAGAGTGTTATGGTAACAATGCCTCCCATTTTAAGAGTTACGTAGCACTtcttactcgagaaagatgCAGTATTGCGAAAGAGTTGTGGAAACATATACCTGAAGGAGTAAAAAATGCTATGTGGACAGATATTAAG gCTATTTTTGTTATACCCGAGTTTGATGATGCAAAAAGGAAtgatcattttaagaaaatatggtTTCACTATGCGGCGGAGCGGTGGAAAGATTTTAAATCACGGTTGACTAGAACTTATATCACAGACCCCAAACCAGATGACGTTCCTCCATACGTCAAGTATCCTTACATCAAAAAAGATATATGGGAAGAGTTTGTGAAGTATCGACAGACCTCTGATTTTAAG GAAAAAAGTCAAAAGGGTAGGGAGAATCATGCAAAGAATGTTTACCCACATGTATTATCCCGTGGAGGGTATAAGAGGCTCGAGGAGCAGATGATCAATGAAAAGAGATTGTCCTTATCGAAAGATAGTTCTGGCTTAACTGATGATGATCGTCATCCATCTCCACCGGAACGCTATGAGACATGGACGAGAGCACGACAAAAGAAAGGGGGAGAATTCACATCCGAGCCTGTAAAAAAAGTTGCTGAGAAAATT GAGAAAATTGTTGAAGACTCAAAAAAGGGTGACTTTGTTCCAACGAGACGTCACGATGTCCTAACAGAAGCCATTGGAACACCTGAGCATGGTGGTAGTGTTCGTGGTGTtggaaaaaaacataacattacCACTTACTGGGGAAGATCAAAGGTTTCACGTCAAAGTCAAGGTATAGATGTCAAAGAGCAACTAGCAGCATTTAAAGCAGATTTGGAAGCTAAGTTTGAGGAAAAGTTGGCGCAAGAGCGTAAGATGATGCAAGATTCTCTTATGGAGACACTAAAGTCCATGGGTTTATCCCAAACCTCTGATACAAATAATAGAGTCATGGTACCTGAAGCGCAAACTGAACAACTTGTTGTCACCGGAAGCGCAAAAGGGAGTTGTTCTCCTGCACCGGTCAAGATGCAAAATGAACTCAAGGAGGTTGTTGTCACTGAAAGCGCAAAAGGAAGTCGTTCTCCTGCACCGGTAGCAGAGGCTCAAGATAACATGGACGATGTTCAGAAATTGTTAATGATGGTTCTGAAAAGGGGTGATGATCATTTGGATGTAGAATTAATTCATTGTTCAATGTGTACTAATTTTCTCATGTCTTGCAAGTGTATAAGAGAGTTGTTGGTGGGTTTTATTTGGCTCGACATGAGTACTCTAAGTGTTTGGTGCTC gTACATTCATCGTTTATGCATTGAAAACAACACCACAAATGTATATGGAATTTTGGAACCAACTTTTCTGAACATTGTTGGTGATGCTGGGAAAAAAAGTGATCagagaatatctcaaagtaAATGCAAGAAATACATCCAGCATAAGttacaaaatgaaaagaaagagtgtCAATTATTACCATTTAACCATGG AGGACATTGGCAGTTGATAGTACTTTGTCCAAAGATAAATACCGTGGTTGTTATTTGTTCACTACATTGGAAACTTAATCCAATAATGGagaaaattgtttcaag TGTTTTTACGGTTGATCAAATGGCGAATGGCAATAGAAAGAACAATACCGTATGGCTTTATCCACAA gcgaggaaacaatataattcaaatgacTGTGGATactatgtaatgaaaaatatgttggacaTTGTCACTGCTAAGATAACTGATTCTTGGATGgag GTATTTAATGACCCAAAAGAGTTAACAGCTGAGGAGATGTATGAATTGCGATTACGTTGGTCAACATATTTTTTGGAGTTATTGGAGGGTTAA